TTGCAGTCGCTTTCTTCGCGGTTGTCATCGTAGCTAAGATGATCTGTTCGCAGCGGTCCGATGTCCAGAGAACATAAGGCATTTCAACGCGATAACAATTAGCTCGAGGATTTTTCGAGCGTTAAATCACACAGTCGATGCGCAAACAAGGCAGGAACTCAGGATATATCTCCTTGATTGACGCACCCGATGCGATTATTCTGTGTCAAAGTCGAGAAGGAACACGCACCGCGATCCTTCTCCATCGACAGGACTGGAGGGTTGAATGGCTGCAAGCGAAGGATTTCACCGCATCACCACTCTCGGACGGAGAATAGCTGTAAGCGGTGCGCTCGTGCTTCTGCTCGGCTTCTTCATTCGGCTATGGGAATCAAGGGCAATCACGCCGATGTATTCTGCTGCTCGATTCTTCCTCGGCCCCGGTTATCTTCTGATGCTAGTTGGCGGGCTGCTTCTCATCGTTGCATGGATTGGAGAAGGCTTTATTGCGAACCGCGACTCCGGGATTCCCTCCGCGTAGCTCGTCGCTCCTCAACGCAGTCGTAAACGAATAGCTCCCTTTGCCGTGGAAGGATCAACCACCTGCCCATGCTGCGTCACCACGATCTTCCCTGCCGCAACCAGCCGTCGGGCCGCAGCCCGTGCAGGCTCCATCAAACCCTCCCAATCCCGCCGGCTCTCCAGCCCACCCACCGCCTTCGCCGCCTCCGAAGGACAGATCGTCTTATCCCGCCCCCGCTCCGCCAACAGCTCAAGGATCGTTGCTTCGAGCGCAGCGTCCAACTCCCCGGGCTTGTGCCCTCTGCACGCATCGCTGCAATACTTGATCACATCCCAGTCACGCTCCCACTTCTTGCGCCACTCAAACGAGCGCCCACACG
The nucleotide sequence above comes from Tunturibacter empetritectus. Encoded proteins:
- a CDS encoding DUF2256 and DUF3253 domain-containing protein, which encodes MKGWLRVSLHPSFYGLLTLLLCGLLLLLFMPDRKRKPERMTPHKDKICKTCGRSFEWRKKWERDWDVIKYCSDACRGHKPGELDAALEATILELLAERGRDKTICPSEAAKAVGGLESRRDWEGLMEPARAAARRLVAAGKIVVTQHGQVVDPSTAKGAIRLRLR